A single Candidatus Methylomirabilota bacterium DNA region contains:
- a CDS encoding cyclic nucleotide-binding domain-containing protein: MLAGQVRDTIRSVLCKGLTLEQAEQITRLLVPVKASAGHPLMREGDSATGLFVLLKGTVEIVKKAPSGEAQPLARVEAPSVLGEMSLIMERAHSATVQAVTDCELYLLTKAQFQRLVASESLAAYKLIAVIAEVLAGRLTRLDQRVLELTALREAQAPVEELATFKQKLFSEWSF; encoded by the coding sequence ATGCTCGCCGGCCAGGTCCGCGACACGATCCGCTCGGTGCTCTGCAAGGGGCTGACGCTCGAGCAGGCGGAGCAGATCACGCGCCTGCTCGTCCCGGTCAAGGCGAGCGCCGGCCACCCGCTCATGCGCGAGGGCGACAGTGCGACCGGCCTCTTCGTGCTGCTGAAGGGCACGGTCGAGATCGTCAAGAAGGCGCCGAGCGGGGAAGCGCAGCCCCTCGCGAGAGTCGAGGCGCCGAGCGTGCTCGGCGAGATGAGCCTGATCATGGAGCGCGCGCACTCGGCGACGGTACAGGCGGTGACCGACTGCGAGCTCTACCTGCTCACGAAGGCCCAGTTCCAGCGGCTCGTCGCGAGCGAGTCGCTCGCCGCCTACAAGCTGATCGCGGTGATCGCCGAGGTGCTGGCGGGGCGCCTCACGCGCCTCGATCAGAGGGTGCTCGAGCTCACGGCCCTGCGCGAGGCCCAGGCCCCGGTCGAGGAGCTCGCCACCTTCAAGCAGAAGCTCTTCAGCGAGTGGAGCTTCTAG
- a CDS encoding Glu/Leu/Phe/Val dehydrogenase dimerization domain-containing protein: protein MSGFEEVNYYFRKAARVMDLSAHVERMLVTPFREVKVDVSITLDNGELGTFIGYRVQHDKSRGPMKGGLRYHPTVDMDEALGLASLMTWKTAVVNLPYGGAKGGIAVDPDTLSPRELERLTRRFVEQIHDIIGPQTDIPAPDVNTNAQVMAWIMDEYSKIHGFSPAVVTGKPVDLFGSRGREEATGRGAVLALEEYLKDVGQGEVRGKTFAVQGFGNVGSWASRFLHERGGRVVAVSDAKGGIRNPEGLDVPKLVEHAKRTKSVVGFPGADAITNAELLLLDVDVLVPAALGGVVTEANARDVRARVVLEAANAPTTPKADEILAQRGVAVLPDIYVNAGGVTVSYFEWAQNIQQFTWEEDKINAELHRHMREAYATLARVVRERKVSFRTAAFIVAIGRVGRATALRGV from the coding sequence ATGTCCGGCTTCGAGGAGGTCAACTACTACTTCCGCAAGGCGGCGCGCGTGATGGATCTCTCCGCGCACGTCGAGCGGATGCTCGTCACGCCCTTCCGCGAGGTCAAGGTGGACGTGTCCATCACCCTCGACAACGGCGAGCTGGGCACGTTCATCGGCTACCGCGTCCAGCACGACAAGAGCCGCGGCCCCATGAAGGGCGGGCTCCGCTACCACCCGACCGTGGACATGGACGAGGCGCTCGGCCTGGCCTCGCTCATGACGTGGAAGACGGCCGTCGTGAACCTGCCCTACGGCGGTGCCAAGGGCGGCATCGCCGTGGACCCCGACACGCTCTCGCCGCGCGAGCTCGAGCGCCTCACGCGCCGCTTCGTCGAGCAGATCCACGACATCATCGGTCCGCAGACGGACATCCCGGCGCCCGACGTGAACACCAACGCGCAGGTGATGGCGTGGATCATGGACGAGTACTCGAAGATCCACGGCTTCTCGCCGGCCGTCGTGACGGGCAAGCCCGTGGACCTCTTCGGCTCGCGAGGGCGCGAGGAGGCGACGGGGCGCGGCGCCGTCCTCGCGCTGGAGGAGTACCTGAAGGACGTGGGCCAGGGCGAGGTGCGGGGCAAGACGTTCGCGGTCCAGGGCTTCGGCAACGTCGGCTCGTGGGCGTCGCGCTTCCTCCACGAGCGCGGCGGCAGGGTCGTCGCGGTCTCGGACGCCAAGGGCGGGATCCGCAACCCGGAGGGGCTCGACGTCCCGAAGCTCGTCGAGCACGCGAAGCGGACGAAGTCTGTCGTGGGGTTCCCGGGCGCCGACGCGATCACGAACGCCGAGCTCCTCCTCCTCGACGTGGACGTCCTCGTGCCCGCGGCGCTCGGCGGCGTCGTCACCGAGGCGAACGCCCGCGACGTGCGCGCCCGGGTCGTGCTCGAGGCCGCGAACGCCCCGACGACGCCGAAGGCCGACGAGATCCTGGCCCAGCGCGGCGTCGCCGTGCTCCCCGACATCTACGTGAACGCGGGCGGCGTGACCGTCTCGTACTTCGAGTGGGCGCAGAACATCCAGCAGTTCACGTGGGAGGAGGACAAGATCAACGCCGAGCTCCACCGGCACATGCGCGAGGCGTACGCGACGCTCGCGCGCGTGGTCCGCGAGCGCAAGGTCTCCTTCCGCACGGCGGCGTTCATCGTCGCGATCGGGCGCGTCGGCCGCGCGACCGCCCTCCGAGGGGTGTGA
- a CDS encoding glycosyltransferase family 2 protein — protein MSPPSAPTLSVVIPVYNERRTIEELLWRVQEADVDKELIVVDDGSTDGTAALLRELDDAIRRGVPAVTLPTTGRRLPVANVTILFQPVNRGKGAALRRGFALARGRIVIVQDADLEYDPREYPAMIDPIERGLADVVYGSRFLGGPHRVLLYWHSVANVVLTHISNVFTDLNLTDVWSCYKAFRREIIQSLDLREDRFGFEPEVTARVARLGCRVYEVPISYAGRTYAEGKKIGWKDAISGLRCLLRYSIFT, from the coding sequence ATGAGCCCCCCTTCCGCCCCGACGCTGTCCGTCGTCATCCCCGTCTACAACGAGCGCCGGACGATCGAGGAGCTGCTGTGGCGGGTCCAGGAGGCGGACGTCGACAAGGAGCTCATCGTCGTCGACGACGGCTCGACCGACGGCACGGCAGCGCTGCTCCGGGAGCTCGACGACGCGATCCGCCGGGGCGTCCCGGCGGTCACGCTGCCGACGACGGGCCGCCGGCTGCCGGTGGCGAACGTCACGATCCTTTTCCAGCCGGTGAACCGCGGCAAGGGGGCCGCCCTGCGGCGGGGCTTCGCGCTGGCGCGCGGGCGGATCGTCATCGTCCAGGACGCCGACCTCGAGTACGATCCCCGGGAGTACCCGGCGATGATCGATCCGATCGAGCGCGGCCTGGCCGACGTCGTCTACGGCTCGCGCTTCCTCGGCGGGCCGCACCGCGTCCTGCTCTACTGGCACTCGGTCGCGAACGTCGTCCTCACCCACATCTCCAACGTCTTCACCGACCTGAACCTCACCGACGTCTGGAGCTGCTACAAGGCGTTCCGCCGCGAGATCATCCAGTCCCTCGACTTGCGCGAGGACCGGTTCGGGTTCGAGCCCGAGGTGACCGCGCGGGTCGCGCGGCTCGGGTGCCGGGTGTACGAAGTGCCCATCTCCTACGCCGGCCGCACCTACGCGGAGGGCAAGAAGATCGGCTGGAAGGACGCGATCAGCGGGCTCAGGTGCCTGCTCCGCTACAGCATCTTCACGTGA